A window of the Radiobacillus deserti genome harbors these coding sequences:
- a CDS encoding antibiotic biosynthesis monooxygenase family protein, with amino-acid sequence MDEKLRKLQPPYYAVIFTSQRTEGDNGYGKMAQAMEDLAAKQQGFLGMESARDGELGITVSYWETQEDIKRWKDNASHKVAQEKGKDEWYQHYTVRVCKVERDYFFEG; translated from the coding sequence ATGGACGAAAAACTAAGAAAGCTACAACCACCATATTACGCCGTCATATTTACATCCCAGCGAACCGAAGGGGACAATGGGTATGGAAAAATGGCACAAGCAATGGAAGACTTAGCTGCAAAGCAGCAAGGATTTTTAGGGATGGAGAGTGCGAGAGATGGTGAGCTAGGTATTACTGTTTCCTACTGGGAAACGCAAGAAGATATTAAAAGATGGAAAGATAATGCAAGTCATAAGGTAGCTCAAGAAAAGGGAAAAGATGAATGGTATCAACATTATACTGTTCGAGTTTGTAAAGTTGAAAGGGATTATTTTTTTGAAGGGTAA
- a CDS encoding ArnT family glycosyltransferase: MTKKSTMISLIGLFILYSVFIIVQSFEHADGYLSSDSAHYLQLATNILEGNGFTTTDLIPEESAYFATWPVGYSILISGVSFVSGFGVFVSSKLVNIMILGLCFLLIYLLFKEKAFFVSIVFTISTCTEIFSYTWSEVPFLFGMLWLVYGMIRYYETEKSSYAVQLSLASLCLFLMRYIGLIGAGMVGLLGFYYLFQKKWKPMLVCWISGSIPILLAGGYLWNNLQQTGNATGMERIPRPETTAEFFDMLWNGIVVEWNLLSISSEVYVWWSASLVLATFLMFVRWSSIKALFSKELPGKRYVPLFFLFAGTIYFIAIVGMRWTSQFDPFNFRLLGPATFMFALALVSWFVQTEGIHWVRWRRFLLALFAMTVVMNIGLSTYQAVTSNDTDYMDTRRTVLATYQEIPSDSIVAMENIHARYLRPDLQYIKVHFKPYFKEKESVEAFLDRVTPNKAEGVYVEHKALSPHRYHESFVQLMEENSAHFIRLE, encoded by the coding sequence TTGACTAAAAAAAGCACGATGATTAGCTTAATTGGGTTATTTATTTTATATAGTGTGTTTATTATTGTTCAATCGTTTGAACATGCAGATGGCTACTTATCTTCTGATTCCGCTCACTACTTACAGCTAGCTACCAATATATTAGAAGGAAATGGATTCACAACCACCGATTTGATTCCGGAGGAGAGTGCGTATTTCGCGACTTGGCCAGTTGGTTATTCCATATTGATTTCAGGTGTTTCGTTCGTTAGTGGTTTTGGTGTGTTTGTTTCTTCGAAGCTAGTGAACATCATGATTTTAGGGTTATGTTTCTTACTTATTTATTTATTATTTAAGGAAAAGGCATTCTTTGTATCGATCGTTTTTACGATTAGCACGTGTACGGAAATATTTAGTTATACGTGGTCAGAGGTTCCTTTTTTATTCGGCATGCTTTGGTTAGTCTATGGCATGATTCGCTACTATGAGACAGAGAAGAGCTCGTATGCCGTCCAGCTCAGTCTAGCTAGCTTATGCTTGTTCTTGATGCGGTATATCGGCTTAATAGGAGCGGGAATGGTTGGATTGCTTGGGTTCTATTATTTGTTCCAGAAAAAGTGGAAGCCCATGCTTGTCTGCTGGATTTCTGGTTCTATCCCTATTTTGCTGGCTGGCGGATATCTCTGGAACAACCTGCAGCAAACCGGAAATGCGACGGGAATGGAACGGATTCCTCGCCCGGAAACGACTGCAGAGTTTTTCGATATGCTTTGGAATGGAATCGTTGTAGAATGGAATTTGTTATCGATTAGTAGCGAAGTCTATGTATGGTGGAGTGCGAGTCTTGTGCTGGCAACATTTTTGATGTTTGTAAGATGGTCTTCTATAAAAGCACTATTTAGTAAGGAATTGCCTGGAAAACGATATGTACCGCTCTTCTTCCTATTTGCTGGAACGATCTATTTTATTGCAATTGTAGGGATGCGATGGACGTCCCAGTTTGACCCATTTAACTTTCGTTTACTTGGCCCAGCGACGTTTATGTTTGCGCTAGCGCTCGTGAGCTGGTTCGTCCAAACAGAAGGCATTCATTGGGTTCGATGGAGACGGTTTCTCCTCGCATTGTTTGCGATGACCGTTGTGATGAATATAGGGCTGAGCACGTATCAAGCCGTGACGAGTAACGATACGGATTATATGGATACGAGAAGAACGGTTCTTGCGACGTATCAAGAAATCCCTAGTGACAGTATTGTGGCGATGGAGAACATCCATGCTCGATATTTACGGCCTGATTTGCAATATATAAAGGTGCACTTTAAGCCGTATTTTAAGGAAAAGGAATCGGTGGAGGCTTTCTTGGATCGAGTGACACCTAATAAGGCGGAGGGCGTCTATGTGGAGCATAAGGCACTTAGTCCTCACCGCTACCATGAAAGTTTTGTGCAGCTGATGGAAGAGAATAGCGCGCATTTTATTCGATTAGAATAG
- a CDS encoding divergent PAP2 family protein, translating to MPYFLAPMIGWFTSGCLKFIINYLRFGKDARHRTGNGGFPSTHTATVSSPVLLVGMGEGWFSPAFGIGVAFLLIVIIDATGLRIAVGKQAGVLNLLTVNHEKREIMRERMGHTKLEVLGGLLVGLLVSTCLYWIFTAWGWTQLD from the coding sequence ATGCCTTACTTTCTAGCTCCGATGATTGGTTGGTTCACATCTGGTTGTTTAAAGTTTATAATCAATTACTTACGATTCGGAAAAGACGCGCGTCATCGTACTGGGAACGGCGGATTTCCAAGCACTCACACCGCTACTGTTTCCAGTCCTGTTCTCTTAGTCGGGATGGGCGAAGGCTGGTTTTCACCTGCATTCGGAATCGGCGTTGCCTTCTTATTGATAGTCATCATTGATGCGACGGGACTTCGGATTGCGGTCGGAAAACAAGCTGGCGTTTTAAATCTATTAACAGTCAATCACGAAAAACGAGAGATTATGCGAGAGCGAATGGGTCACACGAAACTAGAAGTTCTCGGAGGACTGCTCGTAGGTCTTCTCGTCAGTACTTGTCTGTACTGGATTTTCACTGCTTGGGGGTGGACACAGCTTGACTAA
- a CDS encoding DUF4306 domain-containing protein, with product MSYIYKVTLFIGVAAIFAYSFFLTAVTGSHLGYSENWKEHLTFTPQTAHGPQHIFEIDKFIYAFNIQPFITIIFLSSFAVLAGLFISWVKKRFSDKGKLSSV from the coding sequence ATGTCTTATATTTATAAAGTTACTCTATTTATTGGAGTGGCAGCCATATTTGCATATAGTTTCTTTTTAACAGCTGTAACTGGCTCCCACCTCGGGTATAGTGAAAATTGGAAAGAACATCTTACGTTTACACCACAAACAGCTCATGGTCCGCAACATATTTTTGAAATAGATAAGTTTATCTACGCTTTTAACATTCAACCGTTTATTACAATTATTTTTCTATCATCTTTCGCCGTCTTAGCAGGATTATTTATTAGTTGGGTTAAAAAAAGGTTCTCGGATAAGGGAAAGCTGTCATCTGTTTAA
- a CDS encoding DUF2812 domain-containing protein: MNKSIYKLRPSDYWRIGEHESWFSDLAAKGLHLKKMGIHFAKFVKGEPKKMRYRIEVSFKKKISPEQIQMYSESGWDYITSYNLFHVFSSPEELDAPELHTDPAEQSYTLKELDKKLAANAVTLAISLLLIIGMLSAILFLDGAPILAMVEPGIIQQTILAIFIGYLTYTTLQASISIRALRRNLMEGKPIDHHAPWKKYYRINSTIAFLFIVVVGMSSVLSIVQLVKMDTKTLPEASVGLPIVRLADIEENPDLVRGEPSYVRDGVDWGNRYSYDWSPLAPLQYDTNEEGVVPGETWKDGSGEYTPSIDTQVFQLSIPALSDHLVFDLVERYRYEDNREEFVETEHADLDLLIVHEDEQQKEVFASKGKAVMYVKYHGYADLQSVIEHTVEKINLISD, translated from the coding sequence ATGAATAAATCCATCTATAAACTTCGACCGAGTGATTATTGGAGAATTGGCGAGCATGAAAGCTGGTTTTCAGACTTGGCTGCTAAAGGGCTGCACCTAAAAAAGATGGGGATCCATTTTGCCAAGTTTGTTAAAGGGGAACCGAAAAAAATGAGGTATAGAATAGAGGTATCCTTTAAGAAGAAAATTTCACCCGAACAAATACAAATGTATTCGGAAAGTGGGTGGGATTATATAACTAGCTATAATCTTTTTCATGTCTTTTCATCACCTGAAGAACTGGATGCACCAGAGCTTCATACAGACCCTGCGGAGCAGTCTTATACATTAAAGGAATTGGATAAGAAGCTAGCAGCAAATGCTGTTACTTTAGCTATCTCATTGCTATTGATTATAGGTATGCTGTCTGCTATCTTGTTTCTCGATGGCGCACCTATCTTAGCTATGGTGGAACCTGGAATTATTCAACAAACGATTTTAGCTATCTTTATCGGTTATTTGACCTATACTACGCTACAAGCATCCATTTCCATTCGTGCTTTACGAAGAAATCTTATGGAAGGCAAACCAATCGATCATCACGCACCTTGGAAGAAATACTACCGCATAAATTCTACCATCGCTTTTCTTTTTATAGTTGTGGTAGGAATGAGTTCTGTTCTCTCAATCGTACAGCTTGTGAAAATGGATACAAAAACATTGCCAGAAGCAAGCGTAGGCTTACCGATAGTCAGGTTAGCTGACATAGAAGAGAATCCAGATTTGGTTCGAGGGGAACCATCTTACGTAAGGGATGGTGTGGATTGGGGCAATCGATACTCCTATGACTGGAGTCCATTGGCTCCCCTTCAATATGATACAAATGAAGAAGGTGTGGTTCCAGGAGAAACGTGGAAGGATGGAAGTGGTGAATATACACCATCTATAGATACACAGGTATTTCAACTAAGTATCCCTGCATTGTCTGATCATCTCGTTTTCGATTTAGTAGAAAGATATCGGTATGAAGACAACAGAGAAGAGTTTGTGGAAACAGAACACGCTGACTTGGATCTCCTGATTGTTCATGAGGATGAGCAACAGAAAGAGGTATTTGCCTCTAAAGGAAAAGCGGTCATGTATGTTAAGTATCATGGCTATGCAGATTTACAATCAGTCATTGAACATACGGTAGAGAAGATTAATTTGATTTCAGATTAA
- a CDS encoding glycosyltransferase family 4 protein: MSYIDIVISSFIALLASLLLTKPVKQLAIKIGAMDIPDHRKIHKNPTPRLGGLAIFFGVVAGLLYLRPEMNSFLAICIGSLIIIATGILDDKYQLKPLMKMGGQLTATIILIYSGLIIEKITLPFFGLVHLSPTFSVIITILWVVGITNAINLIDGLDGLASGVTTIALVSIMVMAILDGQIAVVGLCAILIGSNLGFLYHNFHPAKIYMGDTGSMFLGFTVAVISILGLFKNVTLFSFILPIIVLAVPIFDTLFAIVRRWYNGENIMMPDKHHIHYQLLNAGFSHRATVLMIYGFSAVFGILAIAFSNASIGFSLVISFILLILLHLFAEIVGAVKGKRPVLRFLKKTYYKAKTTTLKSK; encoded by the coding sequence ATGTCATATATAGATATAGTTATTAGTTCATTCATAGCATTACTAGCATCGTTATTGTTGACAAAGCCCGTTAAACAATTAGCGATAAAAATCGGTGCCATGGACATTCCAGATCACCGTAAAATACACAAAAATCCTACGCCAAGGTTGGGTGGATTAGCAATATTCTTCGGAGTGGTCGCTGGACTGCTTTATTTGCGTCCAGAAATGAACTCCTTCTTGGCCATTTGTATCGGGTCTTTAATAATTATTGCAACCGGAATCTTAGATGATAAATACCAATTAAAACCTCTCATGAAAATGGGAGGTCAATTGACTGCTACGATAATACTCATCTATTCTGGGCTAATCATTGAGAAAATAACCTTACCATTTTTTGGCCTTGTTCACTTAAGTCCAACATTCAGTGTAATCATAACAATTCTTTGGGTCGTTGGGATTACGAATGCAATTAATCTAATTGATGGCTTAGATGGTCTAGCATCTGGTGTAACGACGATAGCGCTAGTCAGTATTATGGTAATGGCGATTTTAGATGGCCAAATTGCCGTCGTAGGACTATGTGCCATTTTGATTGGAAGTAACCTCGGATTCCTTTATCATAATTTCCACCCAGCCAAGATTTACATGGGAGATACCGGTTCCATGTTCCTTGGGTTTACTGTTGCAGTTATTTCTATTTTAGGCTTATTCAAAAACGTTACCTTGTTTAGCTTTATTCTTCCAATCATTGTGTTGGCAGTACCTATCTTCGATACATTGTTTGCCATTGTTCGAAGATGGTATAACGGAGAAAACATCATGATGCCAGACAAGCATCACATACACTACCAATTGTTAAACGCAGGCTTTAGCCATAGAGCTACCGTATTAATGATCTACGGATTTAGCGCGGTCTTTGGAATATTAGCCATTGCATTCTCCAATGCATCCATTGGCTTTTCTTTAGTCATATCGTTTATCCTGTTGATTTTGCTGCACCTGTTTGCAGAAATAGTAGGAGCTGTAAAAGGAAAAAGACCCGTTTTGCGCTTTTTGAAAAAGACCTATTACAAGGCGAAAACCACTACATTGAAGAGTAAATAA
- a CDS encoding lysylphosphatidylglycerol synthase transmembrane domain-containing protein, with product MKEQGYQPKNLVSKLIFGILLGIVVIAVFLMFTDFKKIVSELQEMPGSYLLLAFVLTFCSYLLRLWKWHAFTKWSDIKISLKDNTSIFFIGLMMSITPGKAGELIKGYFLQKRAGTPYAKSLPIVFFDRLTDIIAMALLVGLGLIVYPFGILPFSILIIGVVLFLIMLPRKKWMEQIIDWVTKPERLTKYRENLHSMYAHSLSFVHTKILGFSLIVSFAAWFLECLSLYVILQAFELPVSLLASILTFSLGTVAGAVSMIPGGLGAAEGSITGLLLYFGVGSSLAVSISLLIRFVTLWFGVLLGILVFIKTRKKFQL from the coding sequence ATGAAGGAACAGGGATATCAACCGAAAAACTTAGTTTCTAAGCTTATTTTCGGCATTCTATTAGGGATCGTTGTCATTGCGGTCTTTCTCATGTTTACAGACTTTAAGAAAATAGTTTCCGAGCTACAGGAGATGCCAGGATCATATTTGCTCCTGGCGTTTGTTTTGACCTTCTGTAGCTATCTATTACGACTGTGGAAATGGCATGCCTTTACAAAGTGGTCAGATATTAAGATTAGCCTTAAGGACAATACGTCCATTTTCTTTATTGGACTCATGATGTCAATAACGCCAGGTAAAGCTGGCGAGCTCATCAAAGGGTATTTTTTGCAAAAGCGTGCGGGTACCCCATATGCGAAGTCACTTCCTATCGTATTTTTCGACCGACTTACGGACATTATCGCGATGGCTTTGCTCGTAGGCCTAGGTCTTATCGTGTATCCTTTCGGCATTCTGCCCTTTTCCATTTTAATTATCGGTGTCGTACTGTTTTTAATCATGCTGCCACGAAAAAAATGGATGGAACAAATTATTGATTGGGTTACGAAGCCAGAGCGTTTAACCAAGTATAGAGAGAATCTACATTCGATGTATGCTCATTCCTTAAGCTTTGTTCATACAAAAATACTAGGCTTTTCGCTTATTGTAAGCTTTGCAGCCTGGTTTTTAGAATGTTTAAGCTTGTATGTCATTTTACAAGCGTTCGAGCTTCCTGTTTCGTTATTAGCCAGTATCTTAACGTTTAGCCTTGGCACGGTCGCTGGCGCAGTTTCCATGATCCCTGGTGGATTAGGAGCTGCAGAAGGAAGTATTACTGGGTTACTCCTATACTTCGGGGTAGGGTCGAGCTTAGCTGTTAGCATCTCCTTACTCATTCGCTTCGTCACCCTATGGTTTGGCGTATTACTCGGCATACTCGTTTTTATAAAGACGAGAAAGAAATTTCAACTTTGA
- a CDS encoding glycosyltransferase family 4 protein produces MEYLALIVCFIASVILTPYIKKLAIKIGAVDKPDERKVHKGVMPRLGGLAIIISFFLGFIVFTPDIEKAWPILAGGLIITITGVLDDILQLSAKTKLLGQLMAAIVTVLGGIQIEFITVPFGDRVEFGYLAIPITIIWIVGITNAINLIDGLDGLAAGVSSIALLTISGMAIVMGNPFVAFIGLLMLGSTLGFLIYNFYPAKLFMGDTGALFLGYMISVLSIMGLFKNVTLFSLMVPIIILGVPILDTSFAIIRRLIQRKPFSAPDKLHLHHCLIRLGYSHRQAVIVIYALSSLFSIAAIIFTRSTMWGSTLTLLSLMILVELIVEVTGLIGENYRPILKLIDGYKIKRK; encoded by the coding sequence ATGGAATACTTAGCTTTAATCGTTTGCTTTATAGCATCCGTTATTTTGACACCGTATATTAAGAAACTTGCGATAAAAATTGGGGCAGTGGATAAACCGGATGAAAGAAAAGTTCATAAAGGGGTAATGCCACGCTTAGGTGGTTTAGCCATCATTATAAGCTTTTTTCTAGGATTTATAGTGTTCACTCCAGATATAGAAAAAGCTTGGCCAATTTTAGCCGGCGGGCTTATTATCACAATTACAGGTGTACTAGATGATATCTTACAGCTTTCCGCAAAAACGAAACTGCTTGGTCAATTAATGGCAGCAATTGTAACCGTTCTTGGCGGCATTCAAATTGAGTTCATTACCGTTCCTTTCGGGGATAGAGTGGAATTTGGCTATTTAGCGATTCCAATTACAATTATTTGGATTGTAGGTATTACGAATGCTATTAATTTGATTGATGGGTTAGATGGATTAGCGGCTGGAGTTTCTTCCATCGCTTTATTGACTATTTCTGGAATGGCGATTGTCATGGGCAATCCATTCGTCGCATTTATTGGCTTGCTTATGCTAGGAAGTACGTTAGGGTTTCTTATCTATAATTTCTACCCGGCAAAGCTGTTTATGGGCGATACAGGAGCACTTTTTTTAGGGTATATGATTAGTGTTCTTTCCATTATGGGACTATTTAAGAACGTAACGCTATTTTCCCTTATGGTGCCTATCATTATTCTAGGTGTCCCTATACTGGACACATCGTTCGCAATCATTAGACGTCTGATTCAACGCAAACCATTCTCTGCACCAGATAAATTGCACTTGCACCACTGTTTAATTCGATTAGGGTATTCGCATCGACAAGCGGTTATTGTGATTTATGCACTAAGCTCCCTGTTTAGCATTGCGGCGATAATCTTCACAAGATCTACGATGTGGGGATCGACCTTAACCTTATTATCTTTAATGATACTCGTAGAATTAATTGTTGAAGTTACCGGATTAATCGGAGAAAATTACCGCCCAATCTTAAAATTAATTGACGGCTATAAAATAAAAAGAAAATAA
- a CDS encoding PadR family transcriptional regulator, translated as MAYNGGPMTEAMYYVLLALMQPNHGYQLMQAITEVSNGRLKMGPGTLYGVLSRMQKDGLISLAENDGRRKTYLITPDGEQALHLEYLRLKALIRDSSILEEGDQNE; from the coding sequence ATGGCGTATAATGGGGGACCAATGACAGAAGCCATGTATTATGTATTACTAGCATTAATGCAACCGAACCACGGGTATCAGCTTATGCAAGCCATCACCGAAGTATCGAATGGCAGATTGAAGATGGGCCCTGGGACTCTTTATGGAGTACTCTCACGCATGCAAAAAGACGGTCTTATATCACTGGCAGAGAATGATGGTAGAAGGAAGACCTATCTCATAACGCCAGACGGGGAACAAGCCTTGCACCTAGAGTATCTCCGATTAAAAGCCTTGATAAGAGATAGTAGTATCTTAGAGGAAGGTGATCAGAATGAATAA
- a CDS encoding SDR family oxidoreductase, translated as MAKILILGATSSIAQSTAQKLAENGHDLILTSRNTEDLNTLKRDLSIRHQIDVKLKPFDALDFDHHEAFFSNVVEETGGLDGILLMYGAMADQKVAETDFEASRQMIDVNYTSAVSILNIAANYFEKKRHGIICAVSSVAGDRGRKSNYIYGSTKAGLSTYMEGLRNRLHEKGVQVMTVKPGMVDTKMTYGVVKDSPLLADPDKVGKDIADGIQKKKDVLYTPWFWLIIMLVIKLIPEKLFKRMNL; from the coding sequence ATGGCTAAGATTTTAATACTTGGTGCCACTTCTTCAATTGCACAATCTACCGCTCAAAAGCTTGCGGAGAATGGACATGATTTGATTTTAACGAGTAGAAATACAGAAGACTTAAACACGCTAAAACGTGACCTTTCCATCCGTCACCAAATTGACGTGAAGCTAAAGCCATTTGATGCGTTAGACTTCGACCATCATGAAGCCTTCTTTTCTAACGTAGTAGAAGAAACGGGCGGATTGGATGGAATCCTACTTATGTACGGAGCTATGGCGGATCAAAAGGTTGCGGAAACAGATTTCGAAGCGTCACGCCAAATGATTGATGTGAACTATACGTCGGCCGTATCGATTTTAAACATTGCTGCGAATTACTTTGAAAAGAAACGACACGGCATTATTTGTGCGGTTTCTTCTGTTGCTGGAGACCGCGGAAGAAAGAGCAACTATATTTACGGTTCAACGAAAGCAGGACTTTCTACTTATATGGAAGGATTGCGAAATCGACTTCATGAAAAAGGGGTCCAAGTCATGACCGTGAAGCCAGGTATGGTGGATACGAAAATGACATATGGCGTTGTGAAGGATTCACCACTTCTAGCGGATCCAGATAAAGTAGGGAAAGATATTGCAGATGGCATCCAAAAGAAAAAGGATGTACTATACACCCCTTGGTTCTGGCTAATTATTATGCTCGTTATTAAGCTGATTCCTGAAAAACTATTTAAACGGATGAACTTGTAA
- a CDS encoding FAD-binding oxidoreductase, producing MLSKPVKQALSGWGQYPVESCYVYRPEMIKELQTLLSERDGSFISYGVGRSYGDTALNKGGNVIRMDRFNHFLDFNEETGMLTCESGVLLEEIIDVFLPRGFYLPVTPGTKFVTVGGAIANDVHGKNLHKDGTFSEYVQSFELLTANGEVLLCSREENADVFWATVGGIGLTGIILTATFQLIRVESAYIDVTYERARNIDEAFEKFIAHDDDYKYSVAWIDCLASGDSLGRSVLMRGDHAKREDLPASIMEPLKPANKLKATMPIHAPSFVLNHWSIAAFNELYYTVNKDADKIVEQSSFFHPLDSINDWNKLYGKKGFVQYQAVFPKNENPKAGITKMLEMLSKKKTASFLAVLKSSGPANDGLLSFPMEGYTLALDIPLKDDSLFPFLRELDELVVSHGGRVYLAKDSSLPQDTFRKMYPKWEEFLTVKRKVDPNDRFSSSMSRRLGLTD from the coding sequence ATGTTGTCTAAGCCAGTCAAACAAGCCTTGTCCGGTTGGGGACAGTATCCGGTTGAATCCTGTTATGTATATCGCCCTGAAATGATAAAAGAACTTCAAACCCTCCTATCCGAACGTGATGGGTCCTTTATTTCATACGGTGTCGGACGAAGCTATGGAGACACTGCATTAAATAAAGGTGGAAATGTAATACGAATGGATCGTTTTAACCATTTCCTTGATTTTAATGAAGAAACAGGAATGCTGACGTGCGAATCTGGCGTTCTATTAGAGGAAATTATCGATGTGTTCTTACCGAGAGGATTTTATTTACCAGTCACACCTGGCACAAAGTTTGTCACAGTAGGTGGAGCAATCGCGAACGACGTACACGGGAAAAACCTTCACAAGGATGGGACGTTCTCTGAGTATGTGCAATCCTTCGAGCTTCTAACAGCGAACGGAGAAGTACTGCTTTGTAGTCGCGAGGAAAATGCGGATGTTTTCTGGGCGACAGTTGGAGGAATTGGGTTAACTGGCATTATTCTAACCGCAACGTTTCAGCTTATACGTGTAGAATCTGCTTACATAGATGTGACATATGAACGTGCTCGTAACATTGATGAAGCGTTTGAAAAGTTCATCGCACACGATGACGACTATAAATATTCCGTTGCTTGGATTGATTGCTTAGCATCTGGAGATTCCTTAGGACGATCTGTATTGATGCGAGGAGATCATGCAAAACGTGAGGACCTTCCAGCATCTATTATGGAGCCATTAAAGCCAGCAAATAAATTAAAGGCGACTATGCCGATACATGCACCATCTTTCGTATTAAATCATTGGTCGATTGCCGCCTTTAATGAATTGTATTATACCGTGAATAAAGATGCCGATAAAATCGTGGAGCAAAGCTCCTTCTTCCATCCACTCGATTCCATTAATGATTGGAACAAGCTATATGGAAAGAAAGGGTTTGTTCAATATCAAGCGGTTTTTCCAAAAAACGAAAATCCTAAAGCAGGCATTACGAAAATGCTGGAGATGCTGAGCAAGAAAAAAACAGCTTCCTTTTTAGCTGTATTAAAAAGCTCGGGCCCAGCAAACGATGGATTGTTATCCTTTCCGATGGAAGGATACACGCTTGCATTAGATATTCCGCTTAAAGATGATTCTTTATTCCCATTTTTACGAGAGCTAGACGAGCTCGTCGTCTCTCACGGTGGACGTGTCTATTTAGCAAAGGATTCTAGCCTACCACAAGACACGTTCCGCAAGATGTATCCAAAATGGGAAGAATTTTTAACAGTAAAAAGAAAGGTAGACCCGAACGATCGATTCTCTTCTTCTATGTCTCGTCGTTTAGGTCTTACGGATTAA
- a CDS encoding DinB family protein, translating to MNVNDLIILNFDEVRRRSIKVWKAIPEQNLNWKPDEEALTCAEMIRHILEGEFLYHQVLIGRGSKALSDLSNPFKDKDFTTVDNELTFAQPYRENFLNYIKTINVSDLENIEIDRSDVGYVRTLGDMLLRIAYHESVHTGQLLDYMRTMGIDRPNIWD from the coding sequence ATGAATGTAAATGATTTAATAATTCTCAACTTTGACGAAGTAAGACGTAGGAGTATAAAGGTTTGGAAAGCAATTCCAGAACAAAATCTGAATTGGAAGCCTGATGAAGAGGCTCTTACTTGTGCAGAAATGATAAGACATATATTAGAAGGAGAGTTTCTTTATCACCAAGTTCTAATCGGAAGAGGTAGTAAAGCATTATCCGATTTATCTAATCCCTTTAAAGACAAAGATTTTACTACGGTAGATAATGAACTAACATTTGCACAGCCATATCGTGAGAATTTCTTAAATTACATTAAGACGATTAACGTAAGTGATTTAGAGAATATAGAAATAGATCGTTCTGACGTCGGATATGTGAGAACACTTGGAGATATGCTGTTACGTATAGCATACCACGAATCTGTTCACACTGGTCAGTTGTTAGATTATATGAGAACAATGGGAATTGATCGCCCAAATATATGGGATTAA
- a CDS encoding helix-turn-helix transcriptional regulator, translating into MKNNMKELREGRGISQGKLAIMCNVSRQTINAIENNKYDPSLELAFGIADALETTVDSLFKYHKKNKKRG; encoded by the coding sequence TTGAAAAATAATATGAAAGAATTAAGAGAAGGTCGAGGCATTTCCCAAGGAAAACTAGCCATAATGTGCAATGTGAGTAGGCAAACGATCAATGCAATTGAGAATAACAAGTATGATCCAAGTTTAGAATTAGCATTTGGGATTGCAGATGCTTTAGAAACCACGGTGGATTCATTGTTTAAGTATCATAAAAAAAACAAGAAAAGGGGATGA